One genomic window of Diospyros lotus cultivar Yz01 chromosome 8, ASM1463336v1, whole genome shotgun sequence includes the following:
- the LOC127807727 gene encoding 30S ribosomal protein S13, chloroplastic yields MAQALATPLASSLSLICNVTTTTTTSPKSLSTSLSFPTPTPHKVRGLSIQCVRVGGVEIPNNKRVEFSLQYIHGIGRSGARQILCDLSMENKITKDLSEDELISLRDEVSKYMIEGDLRRFNALAIRRLKEIQCYRGVRHIQGLPCRGQHTKNNCRTLKGKRVSIPGKKKAPR; encoded by the exons ATGGCACAGGCACTGGCGACTCCTCTGGCTTCCTCGCTCTCGCTTATCTGCAAcgtcaccaccaccaccactacaAGCCCCAAATCTctctctacctctctctctttccctacTCCAACCCCTCATAAG GTCCGCGGGCTGAGCATCCAGTGCGTGCGCGTGGGCGGCGTGGAGATTCCCAACAACAAGCGGGTCGAGTTCTCCTTGCAGTACATCCATGGAATCGGACGCTCCGGTGCCCGACAAATCCTCTGCGACCTCtccatggaaaacaaaatcacCAAAGACTTGTCCGAAGACGAACTGATTTCTCTCCGTGACGAGGTCTCCAAGTATATGATTGAAGGCGACCtc AGGCGATTCAATGCGCTTGCAATTAGAAGGTTGAAGGAGATTCAGTGCTACAGAGGGGTGAGGCACATTCAGGGGCTTCCCTGCAGAGGCCAACACACGAAGAACAATTGTCGAACTTTGAAGGGCAAGCGGGTCTCGATTCCTGGAAAGAAGAAGGCTCCTCGTTAA
- the LOC127807728 gene encoding cytochrome c oxidase subunit 6b-3-like isoform X1, which produces MPFSGFWLRSSVYQSLIADTWAIGSKDIKLIFLGHFLHTFCPPSLSPFLSLVSKKLSLRERTRQATAYGVSHPSQVELRTAPADFRFPTTNQTRHCFTRYIEFHRCLAVKGEEASECDKFAKYYRSLCPGEWVERWNEQRENGTFPGPL; this is translated from the exons ATGCCTTTCTCGGGCTTTTGGCTAAGATCAAGTGTTTATCAAAGCTTAATAGCTGACACGTGGGCAATCGGCTCTAAggatattaaattaatttttctaggCCACTTCCTTCACACATTTTGCCCCCCGTCTCTGTCTCCGTTTCTGTCTCTCGTCTCAAAAAAGCTCTCTTTAAGAGAACGGACCCGGCAAGCCACAGCCTACGGTGTCTCGCACCCTTCCCAG GTTGAACTGAGGACTGCACCAGCTGATTTTCGATTTCCGACAACAAACCAAACCCGACACTGTTTCACACGATACATTGAATTTCACAG ATGTTTGGCAGTAAAGGGAGAAGAAGCTAGTGAATGTGACAAATTTGCCAAATATTATCGGTCTCTTTGCCCTGGTGAATGG GTTGAAAGGTGGAACGAGCAGAGAGAGAATGGGACTTTCCCGGGGCCTCTCTAA
- the LOC127807729 gene encoding LOW QUALITY PROTEIN: uncharacterized protein LOC127807729 (The sequence of the model RefSeq protein was modified relative to this genomic sequence to represent the inferred CDS: inserted 2 bases in 1 codon) — MKQESCRKDVERIFGALQSRFAIVVGQSHFWQKSVLHNIMTXCIIMHNMIIEDERDVDAPIRDWVEAPSPNVEMVADEGTRFQEFLARHRKIKDKEAHIALRNALIEHLWEEYTNFEN, encoded by the exons atgaaaCAAGAGAGTTGTAGAAAAGATGTAGAACGTATATTTGGGGCTCTACAATCTAGGTTTGCAATAGTCGTAGGACAGTCACACTTTTGGCAAAAAAGTGTCTTACACAATATAATGAC GTGTATCATTATGCACAACATGATTATCGAGGATGAACGTGATGTTGATGCGCCAATTCGAGATTGGGTAGAAGCACCAAGTCCAAACGTTGAGATGGTTGCTGATGAAGGCACCCGATTTCAAGAATTTCTCGCTCGACACCGAAAAATCAAGGATAAAGAGGCTCACATTGCACTTCGAAATGCATTGATTGAACATTTGTGGGAGGAATATACTAATTTTGAGAATTAA
- the LOC127807728 gene encoding cytochrome c oxidase subunit 6b-3-like isoform X2, with protein sequence MAEVELRTAPADFRFPTTNQTRHCFTRYIEFHRCLAVKGEEASECDKFAKYYRSLCPGEWVERWNEQRENGTFPGPL encoded by the exons ATGGCTGAG GTTGAACTGAGGACTGCACCAGCTGATTTTCGATTTCCGACAACAAACCAAACCCGACACTGTTTCACACGATACATTGAATTTCACAG ATGTTTGGCAGTAAAGGGAGAAGAAGCTAGTGAATGTGACAAATTTGCCAAATATTATCGGTCTCTTTGCCCTGGTGAATGG GTTGAAAGGTGGAACGAGCAGAGAGAGAATGGGACTTTCCCGGGGCCTCTCTAA